The Macaca thibetana thibetana isolate TM-01 chromosome 5, ASM2454274v1, whole genome shotgun sequence genomic sequence CCAGGAGAATGTGGCATCAGAAAAGTCACGATAATGTTTCCAGAAGAAACGTGTGGTCATTTATGCCCAGTGCCACTAAAAGGAACaaataacatgaagaaaaaacagGGCAATGGTATTAGGCAGCAAAAAAACTTGGTGTTTGAGAAAAATCAGTGTGACCAGTCATGGAGAGAGAAACTAAATTGGaattagataaaaactggagatgaagaaatgaaaaacagcaatTATTGAAAAAGTTTCCTGAAGAAAGGGAGCAGAGAAATGAAGTAGTATCTGGAGGTGGACACTGCATTAGGGGGAAATTTTGATTCTGAAGATAACAGCTCCTCACTGAATTCAGTGACTTTGTCTTCTCTGCTATATCCCCAGGGCCTAGAACAACACCTAACACACAGTAAACGAATAAACTTCCCCGAGAAGAGCACGTCTAAACTGAGATTTGGAAGATGAGAAGGCATCACTTGGAAAGAACAGAGGGAGCTGGAATAGTGTTCAGGCCAAGTGAATGTCACTTGCAAAGGCACAGAGTCAAGAGAGAGCATAATATATCTGAGCAACTAAAAAGAAGACAGGGATGCCTCCACTATAGAGTTTGTAGGGGTGCGAGGGGGGCTGGTATATGGCAAAAGATGAGTCTGGAGAGGTTACCAAGGTTCAGATTATGCAGGGCCTTATAATGGGAATCCTTCGAAGAATTTTTGGCAGTGGAGTAAAATGatgagattttcattttaaataactataCTTTCAACGTGGAGAAGAAATAGAAGAGTGTTACCATAAACAGACTGCCAAAGGCTATTACAGTAACCTAGTAACAAAGGCCTGATATTGTACAGTTACGATGGGGACGGAAAGAAACAGACACATGCAAGAGAAAGTTAAGATGCAGACAAAACTGGAATTAGGGTGTAAGTAAAGGCAGGAAAGGTTCTGCGAAAAAGAGACATGGATGATATTTTCAACAATGGAGATAAAGAAATTATGATTTGGCCACCTATTATCTAAGTAGTTTCTTATATGCTACCAACATGCAAATGACAttctaaagacagaaaaagatcAAGAAAAGTAGTATGTGAAGAAAAACTAGATTTGAGTTCTTTGCTTCTGAACAATAGCTTCAGAAGATGGATTCATTCAATTAAACCTTCAGTATTCAAATATTATCACTAAAAGTGAATGGAACAGAGAAGTAAAGACAGCTTTAGGAACAGTTACTTAGTATCTCTGACCTACCACAAGAAAATCTGGCCTTGAAATTCAAGGCAGGGGGGGGTGAAAAGTTCCTCTAAATTAAATTTccttccaaaaataataaaataatctgcaAATGGTCTGTCCTGTCCTTAACAGCATTCATTAACCAGCATTCaagagggaaaatatattttgtagttaGCTGGAAAATGAATGcctaaagaaaaattacatgaatCTTAGATGTGTCTACATGTGAAATACTGCCTTTCATAATCAGCAAATATAAAAACTGAAGTACAGAGTACTCTTGGGGACTCATCTTCtactattttcttgtttttcaaagaCCCTAAgtaataaaatgagaaacataaGTTATATACCTTCATAGAGGCaacagattaaaatatatattatacattccTAGTGGTTTAAGAATTATCTTAGATCtagttttaactcattttaatACTCACAATAAAACTGATGAAAGTGTTCCATTGTTGGTATACCAGGAACAAAGTTATAGAGATGAAACTTCAAAGCTTCACTCTTCAGTAAGCTATAAGCCATCTCTGTAAGATTGATTCCAACTATTGCATAAGAATACCTATGTCAGAAACATTACCAGTTACACCAGCTAGCCGAATaactcataaaataaattaaaattatgttagGAATTAGTAGAAAATGACTTCAGGTTTAACACAGTATTGCTTTTATGATAATCTCTACATGGTAAGAAAAATATACTAGaaagaatttaacatttttgctttttaaagcctGTATATTTTTCTGGATATAAtctaaggaataaaaataaagctctgTTCACATGATATCTAAAActaaaattcttaaataaaaaaggGGTCGGGGGACTACAGACACCAAATCTCACTGATTCCTAAAATACACTGGATAATCCGACATTTTCTTCTCCATTATCAGGGTACTTATTTTTATGATCTAACATTGTTACTATGCTTTTTCAAAGATTAGATACtatcagaatattttttaaaataacggTAAGGCTAATAAAACTACCTCAGTTTGCATTTCACTTTATAATTTGCAAAGCTATTTCccattttcctattatttttccaAACTATTTCCTCTGCCTGTCTTCAAATCTATTTCTCAAAAAGATTTTATAAGGGCCCTTATCTCCATTGTATAGATAAACTATATCTTGTGATAGAAATATATTGAACTACATACAAAATTGGTTTACAATCACATTTATccttaaaaataatgtatcatgtaatattctttataaagTTCTTATTAAATACTTCATTTTAAGAAATACCTTGATATACTTTCAAATTCATTAATCATCTAAGCATTATAAATGTGAGAGATTACAGCTTCTTTAATATACCCAGCTTACCCTAGTTTTGGATGATTTGAACGGGAAAGAATCTGATGAGCTTCACTAGTGTAATTTTCACTGAAATAcctaaaaagtttaagaaaaataatcaaaggaaTGTACGCCATTCAAATATAAGATATCCAGAACCAATTTAAAAAGCTACTGTCAAAATGATAGTCCTAGTATTGCCATGAGTATCCTGATATCTGTCTCAAATCACTTCAGTGATTCACAAATGCTTCTCAGTCAAAATTTCCTAGCTATCAGGCCTATGTAGTACAGAATATAGGTCGTTGACAAGACTGTAAAGTACTttaataaatagataatataaaaagagactaccttaaaaaaaaaaaactgaattatttttgtttctttgctggtTCTAGTTCTATAGAAGAGTCAATATGTACCTGTTAGGACACTCTTCCTTTCACCTAGGTTCGTTCCTTCCACTACAATTTAAGTCTGTGTTGTTTAGTGCCATTTTCAGTGCAATCAGAAGGGAATCAACAATCTTTTGCTTCATCAATCATCTAACTAAAATACTAGCTATAAAACAGAAGTATTAGTAGTACAAGAGAGATGGATATGGAACTATCTATTTGTAGGCACATACATCCTTTTGGCCTATACCAAATCTATTTAACCTTAGGATCACCTCTAaatgacagacacacacacacaatgctcatatgaagataaaaataaaaaataaatgtccatgGTTTCACATTTTAGGGGACAAAATCATTGACATTTTCATAAAGCATAGAAATTTCTAATTAACTCTTCCCTCTTTATTCTTCTACAGAGTATTAATATAAACTTCCTTATTTCTTCACTGGCTCTAATTTTCAACCCATTACACCAGGGGCTGTTAACTTAGAAGTCCATGAATTAATGATAATTTATGAATGAAAGGGAATCCAGGAACCATCTTACATTATGGACAACTTTTTCTGTGTATATGTTTCCCAGGGAGAGAGTATACAAAGCTTTCATCAGATTCCCTAAGGGATCTGTAAACACCAAAACAGTTTCAAAAGTCTTGCTTAATGCAATGCTTTCCTAAGTactctaatttttctactttatccCTAGATTGACTCTAAAATGCCTTCAGTTgactatatttcatttttgtaataattCAGCATTGCATTAATAGTCAAACtactcttaaaatattcaatCTGTAATATAGAacaacttttaatttccttcctgaATTTAGTTAACCTGTCCTAACAGTATCAAatggtgaaaaataaacatatatacacaataagaAAAACCATCAAAATTAACCTAATTTAGccaatttcaggattttttcacAGTAAGAATTATCCAAACTTTAATAGCCTAGCCTTCccattctagacatttcatagtCTATAAATCACAATTTCATGGACAGACCCAAACACTACAATTTGTATATTTGCATATCCTTATGGGAGGAAATTAATCTTCCGGGCCATCTTCTAGAATAGTTTTGGCTATCAATTGTGACTTGAGTTACATATTTGGGGTTTCATACATGTAGCTAATCATAAGtattaaagaagataaaagagagaaagttCATATGGTAGTCTATACAAAGTCAGGAATGCAGGTAGGTAAGTTGTCACAGGTGGTGAAGAATATATGTAAAGAGTAAAGAGACTTTATTATCACCTTACCTGGTTATATTTGCCAAAATAGAATCAGGGAGcccagagagaaaaagcaagtgAATAAAGGCAGTAGGAGGATACATAATTCTTTAAGAAGTATCAAAATGgagatcagaaagaaaaaggagaggaaagcatTGGTAAGTAAAGAAATCACAAACACAAGTATATTTCcaccaatgtcttttttttttttttttttttttttttaaagacagggtcttgctctgtcactcagactggaggtggcacaatcatgacccACTGTaaacttgaattcctgggctcaggcagtccttctgcctcagcctcccaagtggctggactacaggcaaatgccaccatgcctggctaattatttttgtagagacagggtctcactatattgctcagattggtctcaaacttccggcctcaagtgatcctctggcctcagcctcccaaagtgctgggattacaggcctgagccatgtGCCTGGCCTCCAGTATCTTCATATTGTTGCCAACACATTAGCAAATACTCCCAGCACTGCAGTTATTAAAATTCAGAGATAGTATGAATCAACTAGATCACTTCTTATTAGAAGTAACTAGATCAGAGATTACATGTAATTTcatttagggaagaaaaaaaagttcactttCACTTACACAAGATTGATTAATCCAAGTATGCCCATGCCTCGGAAGTCTGTCTTGGGATCATCACCCTGGAAACCAATTTCAGCCCACTGCTTGGAGATTCTAGCATTTAACTTCTTCGTGGGCATTAGAAGATTCCAAAGCTGTACAAACATATTTCCATTattaagacattttctttctcatagcTTATAACTAGTAATTTAATGCTATCAAATAACTTTTGTAGAAAAATCATAGGTTAAGCAAAGactttagaacatttttcaaCTATCCTAAAACATGCAGCACATTTATTCCCATTAAAAAGACTAGTAtaaagaacagattttaaaaacaaataatacacaaaaatataaaacaatgagaCGTCTTTTATTTACTAATTAATACAGATATGCCCAGAACTGGTAAACTGCTTGCTTGAGAAGAACACAGTATTTTAGGAACTTAGCCCTTGCTTCAGATACCATATAGTTAAATAGGCTCTATTATAATGGTGGGTTAATAGTGCTTAATCAGAATGAAAATAGGTCTAAGACAGAAGAGGATGAAGAAATGATACTGATAGCATTCCAACTTGTTTTAcacattttcagtttaaaaaaatatgatttggttttaaataaatatctttaaggATGAGGATTTAAGAACAACAAtcaagccgggcacggtggctcacgcctgtaatcctagcactttgggaggccaaggtgggcggatcacgaggtcaggagatcaagaccatcctggctaacatggtgaaatcctgtctctactaaaaatacaaacaattagccaggcgtggtggcgggcagctgtagtcccagctactcgggaggctgaggcaggagaatggcatgaacctgggaggcggagcttgcagtgagccgagatcggaccactgcactccagcctgggtgacagagtgagactccatctcaaaaacaacaacaacaacaacaaaaacagctatCAAATATTACATACCAACAAACTAATCaatgcaaaataaagaaaatttattgcTTAAATTCAATACAAGCCATCAAATGAAAGACACAGAAGTTGACTAAAAAAGGTCTGTGAAAATTTGCAAAACAGAAATACttgcattttttcccatttcattaCCATTTCAGGCATTGTTGAATAAGGACCCCTAATGAAAGGAGTATTCTGttacctaaaataaaatgtgaagactTGTGACCGTGTTTTAAAACAGGATCAAGACTGGCTCTGAAGCTAAATCCAAGCATTAGATTAGGTTTACCTGGTCACTACTTTTATTACCAACACGTGTGACTTGCTTACATTAGCCTCTCTCCATGAATTCTGCAAGGAGTTTGATCATGCCAATGGTAAGGTCTCAGTGATGTGGTGAGAGCCACAGTATAGAACCACTAGTATTAAAAGTTTAATATGCATGAATATTGAATTTCTGGGTTCCATTCCTGGAGATTGTAATTTTTGTAAGTCTAAGGTGGAACTTTGGAATCTACACACTGAACACTAGTTAACTCTAGTAAAGATGGTCCTTGGACTACACTTAAAGCAAGACGGATTACACAGCTCTTTACCCTGCTGAGTATGTGTAGTGTAGAACTGCTGAATATGTGTAGTGTAGACTGCTGAGTATGTGTACTGTAGAACTGAATTTCACCATGAAGCACCAAGGTAAAATTCCTTGGACTAGAGGTCTAGGACTTGTACTTTTTTCCCTCAAAAGGAACAGTATTGTGTAGCAAGGGCCTAACATGAAGGGAATAACGATGACAATGGGGACAGAAATAGCAGTTAATCCTCAGTAAGTGCCAGGTActattttaaacactttaaatataaaaactcatCCATACAATAACCCTTTGAGATACATATTTGTATTATCCTCATTTAACAAAATACACTTTTCCTGAAAAGCAAAAAAATCCTTTATTGGTTTTAAACTTGTATTGCTTAGTGTTACTTAGATAGTATCAATGTTTGTTTCCACAGAACTCCTAATTCCAAGTGCAATGTGCTACTTTCTTTaaccattttcaaataaaattggaATAGGTGTAGAGGATGGGCAGGAGATTCAGCTGTGTTCCAGTCCCTATCATTCTAGGACTAAAGCAAATCGCTTCATCTCCCTGGTCCTTAGAATCTTCATCCCTCAAACAAAGAGACTAGTCTAGATGATCTGTAAAGCTTACTCTAGGTCTATTACTCTTTAATTTTGGCACCTCATTGGCTTTATGCATTTAGACTTtagaaataagaaacagaaaaactctaagtaaataatttttactttcataAAGTTTAAATCTTTTGTGGCATTACTTGGCAATTAACATTCTGTAAGTCCCAAAAGATTGGACATAATAATCTGAAAAGGGATACGCATGTTTTCAATTTGTAAGTAGCTAAAAAAATGCATAACTTATATGAGCAGTTTGTAtaaaaagtaggagaaaaatcTGAAACTTGTAGACATATACTTTTGGTTGAAAAGATCTCTATaggtttttatttcagaattaaaaacattaaaataaaatttatttgcatatatttattcataaaaacatattcattatatatttataataatgcttatcagaaaattataaaaatagctaACTAAAAATCTTTCCATATCAATGAAATCCAGCATAATAAAATTCTCTAAGGGCAAAGAAACCATATAAGCCTAGCCATATAAGCCTCTAGAATTTGCACAGACTTTACTTAGCTGAagcctgatttatttttctagtgttCAACAACTCcacataaagaaaacagaaatttaccTTCATGAGTAGCTCTTCATGTTGTAGGTTATCAGAATCATATGGCCTTTTCCTCACACTTTCTACATCCAAATAGAGCTGTTTATAACCAGTTATCTGAAGTAAGCACATCTTCATGcagattttaaaactaaaaataataaaattatttttaaaaagcatacctTCTTATCACAATAAAGTCTTTCATAGCTTGGGGTTCGTAAATCTATTTAGAAAGCATTTCCTGGCTTTCAGTTTAACATAAGACCCACCAAAGGCCTCCTTAAACACAAAACATTATGCAAAGTATTATATAGGATACAAGGCCTAGAAAGAGGGCAAGATATGGTAGGAATGGCAAACTTCACAACTGTAAGGATTTCTGAAGGCTTTTCTCTTCATGTTTTCTCTGGGCAATCCTATACATTCCTAAATCCTTATTGCCAGATACCACCAGTAGACTTAATTTTCCAagtatatgtaaaacaaatagcTCCACAACAGTTTATCTCAGCTCTAAATACAACTGCTTCTCTTCCCTACACAAACATGCTTCTTCTTTAGTCTCTAGATCTATTAATGACATCGCTACCCATTAGTTCCCCAAGCTACAACACTCCAAGTTCTGACCTGCCTCTCTCCATCACAATGTGTCCAAAGATCCCCATACCCTAATCCTTTCTAGCTCTGAACAAAGCAATCCTCATAGCACTCTTTCTCCTACTGTATTTATGCCTTTGTCATTTCTTGCCTGAATGACTCAAGTTTCCTCTTGTTTACTCCTTCTGCCAGCCTCCCACATCATCAAATCTACGCTCCATCTTCCTAAAATACATATCTAAAAATGTAGCTTGTTTGCTTAAAAACCAGAGGACAACATCTACATCCTTCAGTATGGCATACAAGACTCTGTGATGTATCAATCTAGCATTTCACTCATTTCTCCAGCCATTACTCTGATCATATTCAATGATCCAGCTACAAATAACTCCCTATCATTCCAGATACAAAAGTATTAATAGTTCTATGTCTCTGTGCCTTGCTGGCACTGCTCCCCTACCCACTCATGAAGGTCCAGCGTAAATGCCAGCTCTTAGGTGGAACTATCCTCACAGTTCCCTCCTAGACCCTTCCTCGTCTCAGCTGAAATAAATTGTTCCTTCCTCTATATTCACATAGAAAAtgctgaatgaaggaaaaaatatgaaatactatgTCAACATACCAGTGCTGGGAACACAGAAATGGGATAAGTCCTCTTCTTACGGAACTTAGAATTTACAGGGGGAAGGACAAGAGTTAATCAATGACTATAGTACAATGGGTTACATGGTATGATAGAAATACGAGATGCCACAGCAATGCATCTAACTCAGAATGGAGGAGCCTGGGAGGATTTTACTAGAGGATATAGGAACTGTATTTCAAAAGACATAGTAGCCAAAGTTATTAGCCTTGGGAAAGTCATGGTAAGACACCTTGAAGAAGGCAGATGATATACTGGCATTAGTTCTGGATTGGAAACCAAGAGATACAGGTTCTAGTACTGATTCTATCACTGCCTTCTCTGGATCTCGACTGCTCCTCTTGTGAAGTGAGAGCACTGAATCAGATGATCTCCACAAACCCTTCAGCTCTAGAGTGTTACAACAGTGTGTGATCTCGATACTTCACAGGCTATGActgcataataaaaaaataataatgtacaaAAAGCACACCTGGCATCCTTCTCAGGGTTAATATTCTTTTCCTTCATAATATCGTCTACACATTTGTCCACTTCACTCTGAACAACACGTGTCGCCTTCTGTAAAACCTATTTATATGAAAGAAAGCCAAATGAGAAAAATTCTTTGTAGCTGAAAAAGACACAGTTTTGAGGCATTTAATCAACCTTACAAAGTAGAtattgaaaatgcaaaataaacccAGTTTGTTGCAACcagtttatttcaaaatttctctaGGGCtaacctcatatatatatatatatatatatatatatatatatatatatatatatatatatagttttataataaaagaacagCAACATGATGTATCAGAGGAAGGCTTCCTCAACTGAGTCAACAGGTTCTCAGCTGACGAGTTCTTAGCAAATGAGCTGCCACCATAGTGTTTATGAAGTAgatattttaattacataataaaaatgttaaaaaatcttGAATGcacaagtttaaaaaattaaatgcagaaAAGAGTTGAATCTCATAATCTTGTCTCCAGAGATCACCACTGGTAACAAATTGGCattgacaaaaacaaaatcagatcaAATTTGAACTGTAGGAATTTACCGTGCATACTGAAGAACAGTTCGCAAACTAAGACTTCGAATCAAAactggtaagaaaaataaaaatagagtctGTAGTTTAGATATACCCCAAGgcgagagagaaagaaacagatttcCCCAGATAAAAGTAAAAGGTGAGAAGAAAATGGTCAAAGATCTATTAATAACAATCAGTAAAGATACAGATGTGGTCAACAAAGTCTAGTTTGTCCAATCCTGAGATAATATGGGTACAGGAAGAGTGTTGAAGCTTAAACACCAGCAATGGTAAAAGGACTACCTTCGCCATGTGTAGTCAAGGCAAAAGCCATACCTTTTGCATGTATTACAAActcctaaaatattaaaaatccagttcaatgtcacctcctctgcGAAGCCTTCCCCAGCCCTAGAGTTACCTACTTCTTTTCACAGTCATACTTTAGTTAGAGAGCACTGACCACACCATATTTTGTTTCTCTATGTTCTCTACCAGCTTTTGTCTCTCTTATTTACTCTTATAACTTGAGCATCTAGCATAGCACATTACTGATTATATGCTCAAAACTTCATTACATATATTATGAACAAATGACTGATTGAATGAACTCGCCCAAGGCATACATAAATGTACGGCAGAGTTAAGAAGAGAAACCACATCTAGTTTCTAAGCAAATACTCTTTCCTATATATACTATtccattacttttttaaaaattgatttataatttaaatacagTGAAAGGCACAGATGCTATTTGATCCGTTTTGACGAATACATACATCCAGATAATCCACATCCCTACTatgatacagaacatttctatcatcccAAAAAGTTCCTTTATGCCCCTTTTCAATTCATTCTTCCTTCAAGAAGCAACCACTGTTCTGATTTCTACCACCATAGCTTAGCTGTgcacataaatggaatcaaagtacgtactcttttgtgtctggcttttgtTCAACTAACGTTTCTAGGATTCATCCACATTCTTACTCAAATCCACATTCTTTCTCATATCTGTAATTTGTCCCTTTTAATTGTTGAGTTGTATTGCATGAATATACCtcaatttgcttattcattctcCTGGTACTGGAAATTTGCATTGTTCCCAGTTTGGGATCACACTTTATTAtacttttgataaatatatattttcatttcttagacACCTAAGAGTGAAATTACTAAGATATAGGGCAGTATGTGTTTAACTTTCAATGAAATTGCCAAAACCACTTTCCAAAGTGATAATATCATCTTATACTCCAACTGGTGTTTGCAACATCTGTGTTGTTAGTCTATTTCATTTAGGTAACTTTTAGTGTCCTCTTATtgtgactttaatttgcatttccctgacgaCTAATAATGCTGAGCACTTTTCCaagtgtgtatacacacacacacacgtatatatacacctTTGTCAAGTGACTATTCAAGACTCTTGTCCACTAAAAATTCTGTtgcctttttattactgacttaTAAAAGTGCTTTActagatacaagtcccttatcagaaaAATATGCTGCAAATACGTTGTTGGTCTGTGGCCTGCCTACCCCTTCCTTAAAGATATCTTTGATAAGCAGTTTTATTTCGATGAAAtttaacttttcaatttttttaagtggTAGCATAACCCAAGGTGGAAGATACTCTCCTATGCTTGCTTTCAGAGCATAGGAGAGTATTTTAAGTTTTAGCTTAAACATAGGTCTAATGTCCATATTAAATTAGTTTTCATGTATGGTAAGAGATTGAAGCTGAGGTTTGTTTTTTCCCCTATATATacccagttgttccagcactatttattgaaaagactttcTTCTCCTCACTGAATTGCTTTGATACCCTTGTTAAAAATTATATGACATATTAGGTGTGGCCAATTTCTGGTCTCTCATCTGTTATACTCATCTTTTGACTAGAAAgtcttaa encodes the following:
- the ELMOD2 gene encoding ELMO domain-containing protein 2 translates to MFISLWEFFYGHFFRFWMKWLLRQMTGKCELQRIFDTYVGAQRTHRIENSLTYSKNKVLQKATRVVQSEVDKCVDDIMKEKNINPEKDASFKICMKMCLLQITGYKQLYLDVESVRKRPYDSDNLQHEELLMKLWNLLMPTKKLNARISKQWAEIGFQGDDPKTDFRGMGILGLINLVYFSENYTSEAHQILSRSNHPKLGYSYAIVGINLTEMAYSLLKSEALKFHLYNFVPGIPTMEHFHQFYCYLVYEFDKFWFEEEPESIMYFNLYREKFHEKIKGLLLDCNVALTLKV